Proteins co-encoded in one Halococcoides cellulosivorans genomic window:
- a CDS encoding MFS transporter, with protein sequence MATRRGPLVVILGTATLTVMAGAILGPVVPAIQSGLGVGESRAGLIVTTHGALIVLVSPLAGALVDRIGPRRPLIAGLVLYGLGGGAGLVIDAFGPLLATRAVLGVGVALVYTGLTVTIYELYDGQGMERALGLRSSANSVGAVAWPLVGGALGTVSWQAPFGVYLIALPLGALAALTIPETRGGSTGPLDPRRWHGRARSARVAGAMRARFARPIGTLSAGLRGVLATVRAALAPIVDRPALLGVYALYFGTNALLYAIVVFYPQLLDGLGIRSSFRVSLYLAAMGLAGGIAAASYDRLLVRTSRRTLVGVALATWIVAFGVATQVSGPIAAIAPVVGFGAGQGLVFPAAFGWIEALAPADRQGQLSSYLASAGYAGQFLSPVAFGLLVGPFGLRAVFAGAAGLAVLGAGVLGIDRWRAV encoded by the coding sequence ATGGCGACTCGTCGCGGCCCCCTCGTCGTCATCCTCGGCACGGCGACGCTGACGGTGATGGCCGGCGCGATTTTGGGCCCGGTCGTGCCCGCGATTCAGTCGGGACTGGGCGTCGGTGAGTCTCGCGCAGGGCTCATCGTCACGACTCACGGCGCGTTGATCGTCCTCGTCAGCCCGCTCGCGGGCGCGCTCGTCGATCGGATCGGGCCGCGACGCCCGCTGATCGCGGGGCTCGTGCTGTACGGCCTCGGCGGGGGCGCGGGCCTGGTGATCGATGCTTTCGGCCCACTGCTCGCCACCCGGGCGGTACTCGGCGTCGGCGTCGCGCTGGTCTATACGGGCCTGACGGTCACGATCTACGAGCTGTACGACGGCCAGGGCATGGAGCGCGCGCTCGGCCTGCGATCGAGTGCGAACAGCGTCGGCGCGGTCGCGTGGCCGCTCGTCGGCGGTGCGCTCGGGACGGTCTCCTGGCAGGCCCCGTTCGGCGTCTACCTGATCGCGCTCCCGCTCGGGGCGCTGGCCGCGCTGACGATTCCCGAGACCCGCGGGGGATCGACGGGACCGCTCGACCCACGCCGGTGGCACGGTCGCGCTCGATCGGCCCGGGTCGCGGGGGCGATGCGCGCCCGATTCGCCCGTCCGATCGGCACGCTGTCCGCCGGGCTTCGGGGCGTCCTCGCGACCGTTCGGGCCGCCCTGGCCCCGATCGTCGACCGGCCGGCGCTGCTCGGCGTCTACGCCCTCTATTTTGGGACGAACGCGCTCCTGTACGCGATCGTCGTGTTCTATCCGCAACTGCTCGATGGCCTCGGGATCCGGTCGTCGTTTCGGGTGAGCCTCTATCTCGCGGCGATGGGGCTGGCGGGTGGGATCGCCGCCGCGAGTTACGATCGCCTGCTCGTCCGAACGAGTCGACGGACGCTCGTCGGTGTCGCACTCGCGACCTGGATCGTGGCCTTCGGCGTCGCGACGCAGGTGAGCGGGCCGATCGCGGCGATCGCGCCGGTCGTCGGATTCGGGGCTGGCCAGGGCCTGGTCTTTCCCGCCGCGTTCGGTTGGATCGAGGCGCTCGCGCCCGCCGATCGGCAGGGCCAGTTGAGTTCGTATCTCGCCTCGGCGGGCTACGCGGGCCAGTTCCTCTCGCCGGTCGCGTTCGGCCTGCTGGTCGGTCCGTTCGGGCTTCGCGCGGTGTTCGCCGGGGCCGCGGGACTCGCGGTGCTCGGCGCAGGCGTGTTGGGGATCGATCGCTGGCGGGCGGTGTGA
- a CDS encoding DUF7331 family protein has protein sequence MTTHATDGHTDAQADHIQRERYADLTIGDGEYVIYDRQNHQAWVQSSEALSLDGHR, from the coding sequence ATGACCACTCACGCCACCGACGGACATACGGACGCCCAGGCCGATCACATACAGCGCGAGCGCTACGCCGACCTCACGATCGGTGACGGGGAGTACGTGATCTACGACCGGCAGAACCACCAGGCGTGGGTGCAGTCCTCGGAAGCGCTCAGTCTCGACGGCCATCGCTAA
- a CDS encoding L-lactate permease yields MNVGLLALAAAVPIALAFGLLVGARKSAALSMSVGWIAAVILGIAVWQMDLSWLAASAAVGALEGLNIVLIVFGAVLLMNYLDLGGAIGTIRWFFHGIERDRRVQLLLIGLGFETIIEGAAGFGTPGALAAPLFVGLGFPPLAAAVFGLFFNAPNPQFGAAGTPILGGISTGTMGDLVPESAIGALQMTVSAWSGVMTGLTFVFWGLLGVFLLIYWFGDDAERSIRGAARSTLPIAPFALVAGTTAGLIQWAVAWTIGPELPDIAAGFVVLGLGIVMANYGVLVPDDAWTFPDREQWSDVWLGGLSLDGLGSGAPEREMPVWLAWAPYLAVGLFLLVTRWPTFDLVSRLKEFTVGFGFDLPMGTQTWTLEYLYLPGTMPFVPVAVGTGLLFAFTQRDRLAENLDGEASLPDGLDRRLAGVHTGLAQWTRYNVAAWRESLRQVGPAAVTLIVAVSLTQVMIASATNASGALGMMESLSTVLASAAGGALPAVTPWIGALGTFVTGSNTTSDILFNALQYQAAVDVGLEPSIILAIQNVGGGVGNMISVLNVAAICGVVGLSGREGDILRKVVVPTVIFALFAGGVGTAIVYLI; encoded by the coding sequence ATGAACGTCGGGCTGTTGGCGCTGGCGGCGGCGGTGCCGATCGCGCTGGCCTTTGGCCTGCTGGTCGGGGCGCGTAAATCGGCGGCGCTGTCGATGTCGGTGGGGTGGATCGCGGCGGTCATCCTGGGTATCGCCGTCTGGCAGATGGACCTCTCGTGGCTCGCGGCGTCGGCCGCCGTCGGCGCGCTCGAAGGACTCAACATCGTGTTGATCGTCTTCGGGGCGGTCCTGTTGATGAACTATCTCGATCTGGGGGGCGCGATCGGGACGATCCGGTGGTTCTTCCACGGGATCGAGCGCGACCGCCGAGTCCAACTCCTCCTGATCGGCCTGGGCTTCGAGACGATCATCGAGGGCGCGGCGGGGTTCGGAACGCCCGGCGCGCTCGCCGCGCCGTTGTTCGTCGGCCTCGGGTTCCCGCCGCTCGCGGCCGCCGTGTTCGGACTCTTCTTCAACGCGCCGAACCCGCAGTTCGGGGCCGCCGGCACGCCCATCCTGGGTGGGATCTCGACCGGAACGATGGGCGATCTGGTCCCCGAGAGCGCGATCGGTGCGCTCCAGATGACCGTCTCGGCGTGGTCGGGCGTCATGACCGGACTGACCTTCGTGTTCTGGGGCCTGCTCGGGGTCTTCCTGTTGATCTACTGGTTCGGTGACGACGCAGAGCGCTCGATCCGTGGGGCCGCCCGGTCGACGCTCCCGATCGCACCGTTCGCTCTCGTGGCCGGGACGACCGCGGGCCTGATCCAGTGGGCGGTCGCGTGGACGATCGGCCCCGAGTTGCCCGACATCGCCGCCGGGTTCGTCGTGCTCGGCCTCGGCATCGTGATGGCCAACTACGGCGTGTTGGTCCCGGACGACGCCTGGACGTTCCCCGACCGCGAGCAGTGGTCGGACGTCTGGCTCGGTGGCCTCAGCCTCGACGGCCTGGGCAGTGGCGCCCCCGAACGCGAGATGCCCGTCTGGCTGGCGTGGGCCCCCTATCTCGCGGTCGGACTGTTCTTGCTCGTGACGCGCTGGCCGACGTTCGATCTCGTCAGTCGGCTCAAGGAGTTCACCGTCGGCTTCGGCTTCGACCTCCCGATGGGAACCCAGACCTGGACGCTGGAGTATCTCTACCTGCCGGGGACGATGCCGTTCGTGCCCGTCGCGGTCGGGACGGGCCTGCTCTTTGCGTTCACCCAGCGGGATCGGTTGGCCGAAAACCTCGACGGCGAGGCGTCGCTCCCGGACGGACTCGATCGACGGCTCGCCGGCGTCCACACTGGCCTCGCGCAGTGGACGCGCTACAACGTCGCCGCGTGGCGCGAGTCGCTCCGCCAGGTCGGCCCCGCGGCCGTCACCCTGATCGTCGCCGTCTCGCTCACCCAGGTGATGATCGCCTCCGCGACGAACGCGTCGGGCGCACTCGGGATGATGGAGTCGCTGTCGACCGTGCTCGCGAGCGCCGCGGGCGGGGCACTCCCCGCGGTCACGCCCTGGATCGGCGCGCTTGGCACGTTCGTCACGGGGTCGAACACCACCAGCGACATCCTGTTCAACGCTCTGCAGTATCAGGCCGCCGTCGACGTGGGCCTCGAACCGTCGATCATCCTCGCGATCCAGAACGTCGGCGGTGGTGTCGGCAACATGATCTCGGTGCTCAACGTCGCCGCGATCTGTGGCGTCGTCGGCCTCTCGGGCCGGGAGGGCGACATCCTCCGGAAGGTCGTCGTGCCGACGGTGATCTTCGCGCTGTTCGCGGGCGGGGTCGGGACGGCGATCGTCTATTTGATCTGA
- a CDS encoding excinuclease ABC subunit C yields MDADTVRERAATLPDEPGVYEFRSDRTLYVGKAVSLRDRVRSYADPRSDRIAAMVARASEIDVVLTDTETQALLLEANLIKRHQPRYNVRLTDDKSYPLVELTDHDCPRIGTTRDPEEGATVYGPYTSKSDLETVLKAVREVCGLRTCSDHEFARRNRPCLDYEMGLCSGPCTGEIDPTDYRADVTRAERFFEGATSAIATPLRERMDDAADRAAFERAAGLRDRLEAVERFHGGQGGTVTSGPGRATDVIGVDTSGSEASVAVLHSDGGRVVDRERVTVETPDAVGPGAVVSAVLTQYYADREVPDRLLVSHPPDRDLADFFERTGTDLAAPTEGRGGRLVDLAVRNARQPHADGRAGAALASTLGLEDCTRIEGMDVSHAGGDSVVGSDVLFVDGASEKQGYRRKRLSEGNDDPAHIAELATWRAERALAGRDDRPMPDLLVIDGGRAQLDAARAALDRAGWTPPTIALAKGEERVITHDRSYDWPTDDERWRLLARVRDEAHRFAVSYHRTLRDEVSTSLEAVEGVGPVTRQRLLGRFGSVAAISAADREELLTVEGVGPATADRLASDL; encoded by the coding sequence ATGGACGCCGACACGGTGCGCGAGCGGGCGGCGACGCTGCCCGACGAGCCAGGCGTCTACGAGTTCCGGTCGGATCGGACGCTCTACGTCGGCAAGGCCGTCTCGCTTCGCGATCGCGTCCGATCGTACGCCGACCCGCGCAGCGATCGCATCGCCGCGATGGTCGCCCGCGCGAGTGAGATCGACGTCGTCCTCACCGACACCGAGACGCAGGCGCTCCTGCTCGAAGCGAACCTGATCAAGCGCCACCAGCCCCGCTACAACGTCCGGCTGACCGACGACAAGTCCTACCCGCTGGTCGAACTGACCGATCACGACTGCCCACGGATCGGAACGACCCGCGACCCCGAGGAAGGCGCGACGGTCTATGGGCCCTACACCTCCAAGAGCGATCTCGAAACGGTGCTGAAGGCCGTCCGAGAGGTGTGTGGGCTGCGGACCTGTTCGGACCACGAGTTCGCCCGCCGCAATCGGCCCTGTCTCGACTACGAGATGGGGCTGTGTTCGGGGCCCTGTACCGGCGAGATCGACCCCACGGACTACCGGGCCGACGTGACGCGTGCCGAGCGGTTCTTCGAGGGCGCGACCAGCGCGATCGCCACCCCGCTGCGCGAGCGCATGGACGACGCCGCCGACCGGGCGGCCTTCGAGCGGGCGGCGGGGCTGCGGGATCGTCTGGAGGCCGTCGAACGGTTCCACGGGGGCCAGGGCGGGACCGTCACGAGCGGGCCCGGCCGGGCGACCGACGTGATCGGCGTCGACACCAGCGGGTCGGAGGCGAGCGTCGCCGTGCTCCACAGCGACGGCGGCCGGGTCGTCGACCGCGAGCGCGTGACCGTCGAGACGCCCGACGCGGTCGGGCCGGGCGCCGTCGTCAGCGCCGTGCTCACCCAGTACTACGCCGATCGAGAGGTGCCCGACCGCCTGCTCGTAAGCCACCCGCCCGATCGCGACCTCGCGGACTTCTTCGAGCGGACCGGAACCGACCTCGCCGCACCGACGGAGGGGCGTGGTGGCCGGCTGGTCGATCTGGCGGTGCGGAACGCTCGTCAGCCCCACGCCGACGGCCGCGCGGGCGCGGCGCTCGCGAGCACGCTCGGTCTGGAGGACTGTACGCGTATCGAGGGGATGGACGTGAGCCACGCCGGCGGCGACAGTGTCGTCGGCAGCGACGTCCTGTTCGTCGACGGAGCGAGCGAAAAGCAGGGCTATCGGCGCAAGCGCCTCTCCGAGGGGAACGACGATCCGGCACACATCGCGGAACTCGCGACCTGGCGGGCCGAGCGCGCACTCGCGGGCCGAGACGACCGCCCGATGCCCGATCTGCTGGTGATCGACGGCGGGCGCGCCCAGCTCGACGCCGCCCGGGCGGCCCTCGACCGAGCGGGGTGGACACCCCCGACGATCGCGCTCGCGAAAGGCGAGGAACGCGTGATCACGCACGATCGAAGCTACGACTGGCCGACCGACGACGAGCGGTGGCGACTCCTCGCGCGCGTGCGCGACGAGGCTCATCGGTTCGCGGTGAGCTACCACCGGACGCTGCGCGACGAGGTCTCGACCAGTCTGGAGGCCGTCGAGGGCGTCGGGCCAGTGACTCGTCAGCGTCTCCTCGGTCGGTTTGGCTCGGTCGCGGCGATCAGCGCCGCCGATCGCGAGGAACTGCTCACCGTCGAGGGGGTCGGCCCGGCGACGGCGGACCGACTCGCGAGCGACCTGTGA